A window of Sphaeramia orbicularis chromosome 8, fSphaOr1.1, whole genome shotgun sequence genomic DNA:
AAACTTCTccggcatgatttttttttttttttgttaccatggcaaccagTCCCATCCTATTCAATTGGTTGCCTGAAAAGGTGCGCCAGTAACAATACCAGTATTTTTCTAAAAAGTTCAGAGATTTTCACCTAAAATGCTCTGAGTGACAGGATAAAAAAAGGCACTGTAGTCTCAAAAAAGATGCTGGTTTTGTGTGGAGTGATTGCATGCACAATGGGAACAACTGAAAAAGATTCTGTAGCTCTTTCAAAAAAATATGGATGCCAGCCTTTACTGCCGCCTACTAAGTTGGACTCATTTAACTCTATATCACAAACCAAATACAGGCTGTTTTTATCAGTCACTGTAGGGCAGAGGTTCTCAAGCTTTTTCACACCAAGGAccactttatttaaaaaaaaaaataataataaaaaatcacgGTCCACCTAACCAGCCAGGCAAGTTTCCCACTTCCACCCTAAAAAACCCTCTTTAAACAGCCTATATTACAATATAATTTATTGTGTATATTACAAAttgaggcccaatcccaattcaccccttagccctcccctttacccctaccccttggcacttgcacttggcactaccccttgaaacggagttgcaaggGTTCTGGGTCGAAACtgtcccctatgaaatgggacaacccttcaagacctgttatgtcatcagcaatCATCAATGCTGCTgttaacagatgcgacaactttgtttccgaaagtattccccatgccgtcagtagctgtaactgtctctgttgcatgggctttggtcatctttttgtagCTATCAACTgtaaaccgcagaaatgtggtctgtaacacattgaaatgacattcgatcaaatgattaagttgtttacaaagaaaatgtgtacatttgcaTGTTTCTTtgatcacactgctgcactttctggctgtgtttacctccatcttgccaatgattcaaacagaattatgggaaatttctcctacccctccatttgtagtgtggtcctgaaaaatctccattttgagggctatacagccctccgcTTTAGCCCTTCACCTCTGtctaatcgagaatcgggacaaaactaccccttcatgtgtacacgcgaaacagaggggtaggggtaagggggagggccaaggggtgaattgggattgggcctaagtcTGCAGTATATTTCAAATGGTGCTAACAGCTCGATGCTAACAGAATGTCCTTGCATCTTGTTGCTAACACTGGTCATtgtttctccagcttttctcttcagtcacCGATCCATTGTagtattttagaactgttcaagTCACTCTTGGTTTCTTTTCATTTCACTCTTCGTTACTGGTTAGTTAGCTATTCTACTTAATTTCCACCAGAATTCACAAGTCATGAGAGGTCTTTGATATGACAATAGGCAACCTAGATAACCTAACTGTGTAGAGACAGTGACGCAAAATGTGGGTTTGCATACACAAATTCAATTAAAGTCTACTCTTAGGCGTATTTAGGCTACATTGGATTCACTTTGaatttagaaaacaattatctgtactgTTAACTTTGCTTTTGAAGTCAGATGCGGGTGATTTGAGAAACATTGatattaatttgagttttttatgACATCCTCTCATGGACCGCTTGGGGCTGTTCCACATTTTGAGTATCACTGCTGTAGGGGAAGGGGAGTTTTAATCAATTCTGCaccttcaccactagatgccactgtATCTTACACACTGAACACTTTACATCATTGTTCATGGTAAAATTATCTTTCTGTGTCTTTTTTCAGGTCTAAGCAACATAATTGGCATAATTGTCTACATCTCCAGCAATGCAGGAGACCCCAATGATAAACGCGACGATGACAAGAAATACACTTACTCCTATGGCTGGTCGTTCTACTTTGGCGCCCTCTCCTTCATTGTGGCTGAAACTGTGGCCGTACTTGCCATTAATATCTACATTGAGAAAAACAAGGAGGTTCGCTGGAGAGCACGGCGCGAGTTTATCCGCTCTCTCTCATCCTCTTCCCCATATTCGAGGATACCAAGCTTCCGTTACCGTCGGCGGACGTCACATGCCAGCTCTCATTCTACAGAGGCATCACGGGAAAACTCGCCCGTGGTCGGTCTGAAGAGGGCGCCATCTTCCAGCGGGCCCCTAGATGAGCTGTCTATGTACGCCCTGGCGAGGGACAGTGTTACAGAGAACACATACAGCCCTGAACATGAGGCAGCCGCCGAGTTCCTTCAGGTCCACAACTGTTTCCCCAACGATTTAAAAGACGGAGTGAATCGCAGGACCACACCGGTGTGATTCGCGTTAACACTGAGCTCGAAACTCACGTGAGGACATCCAGTGGGCTGACCTGTTGGAGTCTGAGCGCCTGCAATAGCCTGCCATCTCAGCGGCGCAGTTTCCAAAAAGAGGTGGTCCTTTCTGAAAGGATCTGGGGAAGGAAGCGAGGACAAAAGTTGAGCCAATTTTACAAAACCTGAGTTGTTTCCTTGTGTTTATCTGCTTTTAGACACCTTCAAAGCAGAACAGAGTTACCATTGTCTGTGCTGTAGCCAATGCAAATTCAGTGTTATGTTTCCACGGTGTCAGACCAATTAAATGAGCAGTTTGTGGATGACAGCCCTCTGCTTGTGTAACTGTCACTACACATTGTAggtaaatgtgagagtgagttATTGGCagtatctgtaaattatataccAAGGTGCTAAATGATATGTACTTTACAACCTGAAAGTGTTCCATATCATACTGTGCGTGTGAAGTTGATAGAAGCTGTCGGATATTGTGTCCTCGTAACCAGTCGGTCTTGCCTTACGCTCACCAGGggctctttctgtctctctctctttctcagcaTTGGCCTTTAGATTAACATATGGCCTTCTTACTCCAATTATCCATTTCTTCATGAGAGTAGACTATGGAAATTCAGTGTCTTTGCAGGCCGAATTGTGATGTATTGAATGTTTAGTATTTTAGCAGATCGTGCCAGTCAACCATTCAATCCCTAAAACACACATGACAGATTTTGTCTCCCTCGCTGTCTCCTCGGTAATCCTTTTCTTCTCTGGCATTTATCAGTGGAACAAAATATCCGATTTATCAATGGGACTCCTCTGTTCAGTGGCCCTTTTCTTCACTTCCATATCAGTCGACCATCCTCCCATCACACCCCCTGATGAGATACTGTGTATGCGCCTGTTACAAAAGATGAGtggctgacaaaaaaaaaaaaaaaaaaaaagaaaggggagAAGGGGGGGTGCCTGGAACTATGAAAAGACACAGGTCAGGACTTCCTTTGATATGAATGGATGGAGACCTGGCATCCACAGTGTTTAATGGATAAGGATCAGAGTCAGGCAGAGAATACACGTCTGTCCATCTGGGTACTCCCCCCCCCATACTGAACAGAAGACCCAGACAGAAGTGGAGGGAGTTCTCTTCGCCTGTCTCCCTGAAGGATTTGACTCTAATAACCAGACATGTCTGTACTCTAGCGTCTTGCACATCCATCACTCCTGTGTCGTTTAGTTCTCTCAGGTATACACTGTGTTGTTTTTTGGACTGGAACCTTTTGAGGACCTCTTTGGACCAGTGATAAAGACAGTCCCAGTGAAAATGAATTGGGAAAACAAACGCCATCATCGTATTTGGAAAACCCTGTGAGTGTTTGCTTGAGCTTGCTCCAACAACCAGCTGGTGTGGGTTTTTCAGTATTAGGGCTATTCAATCGGTTCTGGTCTGGCAGGCAAGCTTACTCAACCACAAAATTGTATTTGATTGTATTTAGTGTTTGACATCATTAGAGATATCACTCTGTATATCAAAATGGACCCATGAAAAGAAAGCCATCAGTATGATTCATTTTGAGTGTAAATCTTACACTTTTATATTAAAGTGTGGGGTCAAATccaaatgtgtttgtttgtaatgtaaaacTGTAAACTTGTATATAAAAgtacaataataattaaaaaaaattacaaaaaacaaatgagCAAAGACATGTACAGAAGATTCAAAGCATTATTTTactgaacaatataaaataatgcaTTGATGCAATCTGGCAATGACTACACAATTACATTTACCATTTTGTATTCAGGTTAAATCACTCTGGTTTTgctgttttcagtgaaaaaaattaatctTTTGAATATTCTGTTTTGTAAGGTGAAGCACAGTAAGTAAATTAAGAGAATATTTGGAATATTTTCTATTCCGTGTGTATGCAGCAGCTGTATTTGCTGTATGTGCTTATATTACTTTATGGATTATTATTGTTGTGAAATAAGCACAtttttgttgacaaaaaaaaaacaaactgtaaacctATGAGTATGGAAGTTTGTAAAGGAAGGTGCTAAATGGATGAattgcataattaaaaaaaaaacaacaacagaagaaacagaaactTTTCATACTGTGTCAATAAAACAACATCCTTCATGCAACAGCCTTTGTTTGAAGTACAGCTTTCACCAGAACCTGTAATTTACTGGAGTTACATCACTATTGTaatactgtttttcttttctgaataGTAGAGtgcctttgttttatttttaatagatTTCCTGACTCATGCCGAcagcttttttgttttgaaatcaaatgttattctcattgtcattatttagttACAAAAGAAACCTACTGTACatagaaaaataaactaaatcagGGTTATACCGCTGTGCTTTAGTGACTATTCTTCTCAGATTCACACATTAACATGAGGATATACTATTATTGGACGACCAAGTATTAGAGCATGTATGTCAAATAGATGCAGCTATACGCATTCATTTCAGTGGAGCTTGTTTTCCATTGAAGACCTTTGTAGTACTTCATTCACATCTCTAGGGCTGACCTTCTCTGACAGCTGAATGCCTCTCCGGTTCACCTGCACAAAGCTGAATCACTGACATCTCAGAATGAGCCAGGAGCCACTTCAGTCGCTGAGTCGCCTCATTGTTTggcagcaaaataaatcaatctgTCTCATACTAATGGCAGCACTTGCAGATCAAATGTTAAAAAGCCCCAAGTCTCTTTCAGTCAGTGAAAGAGATGCCACCTGACCAGATGAGGCCAAAAAACCCGCCACACTGTGAAGCAGAATAAATTTGCAAATCAGAAGAGCCAAGGGTGGGCAGGGACAGAAAGCTATTTAGTCGAGGTTACCTTCCTTTTACTGGGTCAAAGCTTATTTTATTTACAACAGCctctttttgtcttgtctttatTTGGACACAATCAGCTCTGACCTTTCCTCAATTTGTATAATTCAAAATTACTGTATCAGATATATCTAGATGTAGATGTAATAGAAAAGTAAAGAGCCACCACTCAgattgaaaaaaaaccaaacattataTGATATATCTTGCATATAAATATGGAAAAGCTACCACCAGCTTTAATAAGGCTGGTTGGACTTTATttggtttaaaaacaaatactttATCTAGCTGGGGAAATTATCTTTTGATTGTAATATCTGATGTTGTGGCACAACCGCTACACTAGCCCTTGCAATTTCCACCtaatttcatttttcttcaatttatgTTCATTAAGTCACATTTTCACTGTCCCACATCACATAACATCTGTCTCATGGAGATCAATGGCCAAAATCTTAAGGTGGGATGAGACCGGGTAGCACCAAGCAGGTAATATGTAACTGATCCTGTTGTTTCAGAGAAGAATATTAACATGACCCTCATAGAAATGGCCTTGGGGCATGGGTAATCTAATTTAGTTTGAGTAATGTTGCCTGTCATTGGCAAATGAATACAGTCGGGTCCCTCTGAAGGCTACGCAATCTATTCTGCTATGGGTAAAATTAGCCACCAATTAAGGTTGTTTTTCATCCAGGAATAAAAATTCTAACAGGGAGACTGGCAGCCGTAATTGAAGTTAATCACTGCTGAGTTTAGATGTGTCAATCCTGGTTTCAGTAGAAGTGACGTTGGTTGTTTTTGCGTTTCCTGTTCAAATTATGGCCAGTGATGTTCGTGGTAAAAGATACTCAGGGACACCATTTGCCATGCGCTGTCATCCGTCTTCACTGTTTTCTTTGGTGGGTTGATAAAAGGTGATTCCACCACTATGACACATTTGCCTGTCAATGACGCGCTGCCACAGCCGTCCACGCTGTTGCCTGTTGCCTGGAGACACGGCAGCTGTGAGGTGTTTGGTCTCTGCACTGTCACTGGGGGACCATGAGCAAATGAAGCAGGTCATAGGGTCACCCGGCAAGAAAGGCTGCTCCCTAAGACACTATTATTACACACTTAGAGACAAGCGGTCGCTGTCACAGCCTCAAAAAGGAACTCGTCCTTTGGGAGAAAAAGCAGTTTTGCTGCAAATGCATTGAAGTGGAACGTGATAATGAACACAACTGTCTCTCATCTTCTCTCAGCCCCCACTGCGGGGTTTCTGTTTTTTAAGCTTGTAAGTGAGATGATTTATCTTTGATGATTAATTTCCTGGTTCAGCTAGCTAGTGATAGTGTTTACAGAAGGCACCATGGCTCTCCtacattgcattcattttctaaaaAGTATGAGACATCAGATTCTTTCTCTTACACAAACAGGCACGAATGCTATTTTGTGTGGAAGGCTTAGATGTTACACAGGCCAACCATGAAAAATGTAATTCTCTGTCTATGTTTTATAGTcttactctatttttttttttttttttttttttgggaggttTTTCCTTTACCTTTCTCGATGCTGTCTTAAATGTCTCGCCACTTAGTATGTTAAAACCTAGAGCTGTAAGCATTGACGGGGCAGAAAATGGGCCAGAGTCCTGTCTAAAGTGGGGCACAGTGGTTTATAAAAAGCACGTCCATTTACTCAAGTATTTGGAGGGAAAAGGTTGATGGTGCCTTTGAGatgtatattttttatgtatttatttatttatttatttatttatttgacaggtttTCCTTTTTAAAAACTGTGTGCTATGTAATATTTCCAGCTCCCTTGATAATATTAGTGGGGTTGAGCATATTTTTGACATAACATAAGCTTTTAGTTTATTAGAGGTGGATTTTAAAGGCAAATAAACAACAGCAGAAGTAAATGTGCAAAATATCTTACAACCACTTGTAGGATTTGATGGTGGTACATGAAATCAGCGGGTATTACGCAACTAGAAATTATTCTCATTTACTCATAAGGCTTGTAAAACATTATAGAACATAAAGTGcttaaaactgatttttttttttttttttttcggttccaCTGCCTGAACAAGCACATTAAATCTGTTGAATAAACCTTCAGTTCCAGAGGTCATCTTTCACAgccttttttttctgtccttCCAAATCTGGATCAGCTGCTGGCATCAGGTGGGACCCTTGTCTCGAGCCTTGACTGCTGATTGGCTGAGTAAGTAGATCAGCTCATTCAGATGACAACTAATAAAGGAAATCTCCCCCCAGGAGTCCCCTGGCACACGGCGCCTGAGACAAATGAGCTGGATCGGACCGAATATGAATTTGAGAGACGTGACAGAGAATGATCTAGATAAATGATAGATTGATAACATCAGTAATTAGCAAGGCGTTGAAATACAGAATAGTCGTGTCAAAACTCCCCTGAAGTGCTGTTTTGATTGTCGTTTGTGTTGTTGCGAGCATTTTTTTAAGACAATAGACTGTGCTCAACCTTAAAACTAAAGTATGTGTTTGTAATTTAACTCTTTTTCTGAATGGTCAAGGTAAAGCAAGTATAAACACCTTCACCGTATCTTCATTTGATAGCTATAGCTAATGGCCTCAGCTTACCAAGGGCAACcagggagggagaggaagagcgAAGAGAGGTAGAAACTAGGGCACTGTTATCtggcccccttttttttttaccaaccaCCAGGCACAAGGCAGacgaagagaaagagaaagagagccgTGGACAGGAGAACAGAAGAGAGAAGAGGATATCAGAGGTGTAGTGGAGCTGGAGACAAGACGGGGAACCTCTGGAGTCAGCACCCGCCACCCAAAACCTGCAGACAAAGGAGACCTTGACCAGCTTTTCCAATCACACACTCGTCTATCTATACATAGCCACATACACGTTTCATTTCACACACGCAT
This region includes:
- the LOC115424101 gene encoding voltage-dependent calcium channel gamma-4 subunit-like encodes the protein MAWCDRGVQTLLATVGAFAAFSLMTIAIGTDYWLYSRAYICNGTNATTDETQPQPKSKKGDLTHSGLWRICCIEGINQGSCYRINHFPDDNDYDTDSSEYLLRIVRASSVFPILSTILLMLGGLCVGVGRVYNKTNNVLLSAGILFVAAGLSNIIGIIVYISSNAGDPNDKRDDDKKYTYSYGWSFYFGALSFIVAETVAVLAINIYIEKNKEVRWRARREFIRSLSSSSPYSRIPSFRYRRRTSHASSHSTEASRENSPVVGLKRAPSSSGPLDELSMYALARDSVTENTYSPEHEAAAEFLQVHNCFPNDLKDGVNRRTTPV